From the Lathyrus oleraceus cultivar Zhongwan6 chromosome 4, CAAS_Psat_ZW6_1.0, whole genome shotgun sequence genome, one window contains:
- the LOC127138341 gene encoding leucine--tRNA ligase, chloroplastic/mitochondrial isoform X2, with the protein MLHSHLHLNLQFLSLHSSLPSSKRHTIPFPTPIRKSSSSSSSTLRLRNCSRRIRNYATNDKVNETEQKKPSQQIVNRAYPFHEIEPKWQRFWEQYRTFRTPDDDIDMSKPKYYILDMFPYPSGAGLHVGHPLGYTATDILARFKRMQGYNVLHPMGWDAFGLPAEQYAIETGTHPKLTTVTNINRFTSQLKSLGFSYDWDRELSTIEPEYYKWTQWIFLQLFKRGLAYQAEVPVNWCPALGTVLANEEVIDGVSERGGHPVVRKPMRQWMLKITAYADRLLEDLDDLDWPESVKEMQRNWIGRSEGAELEFCILDGDGKEKDMQIIVYTTRPDTIFGATYLVVAPEHPLLSSLASTAQSNHMEDYIDLASRKSDLERTELQKEKTGVFTGCYAKNPANGEAIPIWVADYVLGSYGTGAIMAVPAHDSRDYEFALKYDIPVRWVVMPDDKSMNESGKAFPGEGIIVNSSDTLTGLDINGLCSKEAALKVIDWAEHGGNGKRKVNYKLRDWLFARQRYWGEPIPVIFLDDSGETVPLDETELPLILPELDDFSPSGTGEPPLSKAVTWVKTTDRLSGRPATRETNTMPQWAGSCWYYLRFMDPNNSKELVDKAKERYWGPVDVYVGGAEHAVLHLLYARFWHKVLFDIGVVSTKEPFQCVINQGIILGEVQYMACRDKDGNLISADSTNKLNENNLERISEEKVTKSGDSFVLKENPEIRLVARAHKMSKSRGNVVNPDDVISEYGADSLRLYEMFMGPLRDSKTWSTGGIEGVYRFLGRTWRLIVGLPLSDGTFKDRTVSVDEEPTIEQLRCLHKCIAKVTEEIEGTRFNTGISAMMEFLNAAYKANPAYLKDSIIVLPVQINGKTRGTIQVEETCTEEDAFALASKDEKLSKYLDGQSVRKRIYVPGKILNVVLDRKNVKVGVQ; encoded by the exons ATGCTGCACTCTCATCTTCATCTCAATCTCCAATTCCTTTCACTACACTCCTCTCTCCCTTCCTCTAAACGCCACACCATTCCATTTCCCACTCCAATCAGaaaatcatcatcttcttcttcttctactcTCAGACTTCGCAATTGCAGTCGCAGAATCAGAAACTACGCCACAAATGATAAAGTGAACGAAACCGAACAGAAGAAACCGTCGCAACAGATTGTCAATAGAGCTTATCCTTTCCATGAAATTGAACCCAAGTGGCAGCGGTTTTGGGAGCAATACCGCACTTTCAGAACCCCCGACGATGATATCGATATGTCAAAACCTAAATATTACATTCTTGACATGTTCCCTTACCCTAG TGGAGCTGGTTTACATGTTGGACATCCACTTGGATACACTGCCACTGATATTCTAGCTAGGTTTAAACGAATGCAAGGATATAATGTGTTGCATCCTATGGGGTGGGATGCTTTTGGATTACCTGCAGAACAATATGCAATTGAG ACAGGAACTCACCCCAAGCTCACCACTGTGACGAATATTAATCGCTTTACCTCTCAG TTGAAATCATTAGGATTCTCATATGACTGGGATCGTGAATTATCAACCATAGAACCTGAATATTACAAATGGACTCAATGGATCTTTCTACAACTTTTCAAGAGAGGATTGGCATATCAG GCTGAAGTTCCTGTTAATTGGTGTCCAGCACTTGGCACGGTGTTGGCCAATGAGGAGGTTATTGATGGTGTGAGTGAGCGTGGTGGTCATCCAGTAGTAAGAAAG CCAATGAGGCAATGGATGCTCAAGATTACTGCATATGCTGACCGTCTTCTGGAGGATTTAGATGACCTTGACTGGCCTGAAAGTGTAAAAGAAATGCAGAGAAATTGGATAGGAAGGTCAGAAGGTGCTGAGTTAGAATTTTGCATTCTTGATGGTGATGGAAAGGAGAAAGACATGCAGATTATTGTGTATACTACAAGGCCTGATACGATCTTTGGGGCAAC TTACTTGGTTGTGGCACCGGAGCATCCCTTGCTATCGTCATTGGCTTCCACTGCCCAGAGCAATCAT ATGGAGGATTATATTGACCTTGCCTCAAGAAAGAGTGACCTAGAGAGGACAGAACTTCAGAAGGAAAAGACTGGAGTCTTTACTGGTTGTTATGCAAAAAATCCGGCAAATGGGGAAGCCATTCCAATATGGGTGGCAGATTATGTTCTGGGGAG TTATGGAACAGGAGCAATCATGGCTGTTCCGGCACATGATTCACGCGATTATGAATTTGCTTTGAAATATGATATTCCTGTTCGCTGGGTTGTGATGCCAGATGATAAAAGCATGAATGAATCTGGAAAGGCTTTTCCAGGTGAAGGCATTATTGTAAACTCATCAGATACGTTAACGGGGCTTGACATTAATGGCTTGTGTAGCAAAGAAGCTGCTCTGAAAGTCATTGATTGGGCAGAGCATGGTGGAAATGGAAAGAGAAAG GTGAACTACAAGTTAAGGGATTGGCTTTTTGCTCGGCAGCGCTACTGGGGCGAACCTATCCCTGTCATCTTCTTGGATGACAGTGGTGAGACCGTTCCTCTGGATGAGACTGAATTGCCCCTTATTCTACCTGAATTGGATGATTTTTCTCCCTCAGGAACAGGGGAGCCTCCTCTGTCTAAGGCAGTGACTTGG GTGAAGACCACAGACAGGTTATCTGGAAGACCTGCTACTCGGGAAACAAATACCATGCCACAGTGGGCTGGTTCATGCTG GTACTACTTGAGGTTTATGGACCCAAATAATTCCAAAGAACTGGTCGATAAGGCAAAAGAAAG GTATTGGGGCCCTGTTGATGTGTATGTTGGTGGGGCCGAGCATGCAGTTCTCCATTTACTATATGCTAGGTTCTGGCACAAG GTTCTCTTTGACATTGGTGTTGTCTCCACCAAGGAGCCCTTCCAGTGTGTCATAAACCAGGGGATTATCCTTGGAGAG GTTCAATATATGGCTTGCAGGGACAAAGATGGAAATCTGATATCTGCTGATTCTACTAATAAGTTGAACGAAAATAATCTAGAAAGAATTTCTGAGGAAAAG GTCACAAAATCTGGGGATTCTTTTGTCCTGAAAGAAAATCCAGAAATACGTTTAGTTGCCCGTGCTCATAAAATGAGTAAAAGCAGGGGAAATGTTGTTAATCCTGATGATGTCATTTCTGAGTATGGTGCCGATTCTCTTCGTTTATATGAAATGTTCATGGGACCACTGAG AGACTCAAAAACATGGAGTACTGGCGGTATTGAAGGTGTGTATCGGTTTCTAGGTAGAACTTGGAGGCTGATTGTTGGCTTACCTTTGTCCGATGGCACATTTAAAGATAGAACTGTATCAGTTGATGAGGAGCCTACTATAGAACAACTTCGTTGTCTTCATAAATGCATTGCTAAG GTAACAGAGGAAATTGAAGGCACACGGTTCAACACTGGAATTTCTGCAATGATGGAGTTCCTTAATGCAGCATATAAG GCAAATCCAGCTTATCTGAAGGACTCAATCATAGTCCTCCCAGTTCAGATTAATGGCAAGACCAGAGGTACCATCCAGGTTGAAGAAACATGTACAGAGGAGGATGCTTTTGCATTAGCATCTAAGGATGAAAAGCTATCCAAGTATTTGGATGGTCAATCTGTCAGGAAAAGAATTTATGTTCCTGGTAAAATTTTGAATGTTGTTCTGGATCGTAAAAACGTCAAGGTTGGTGTACAATAG
- the LOC127138341 gene encoding leucine--tRNA ligase, chloroplastic/mitochondrial isoform X1, which yields MLHSHLHLNLQFLSLHSSLPSSKRHTIPFPTPIRKSSSSSSSTLRLRNCSRRIRNYATNDKVNETEQKKPSQQIVNRAYPFHEIEPKWQRFWEQYRTFRTPDDDIDMSKPKYYILDMFPYPSGAGLHVGHPLGYTATDILARFKRMQGYNVLHPMGWDAFGLPAEQYAIETGTHPKLTTVTNINRFTSQLKSLGFSYDWDRELSTIEPEYYKWTQWIFLQLFKRGLAYQAEVPVNWCPALGTVLANEEVIDGVSERGGHPVVRKPMRQWMLKITAYADRLLEDLDDLDWPESVKEMQRNWIGRSEGAELEFCILDGDGKEKDMQIIVYTTRPDTIFGATYLVVAPEHPLLSSLASTAQSNHMEDYIDLASRKSDLERTELQKEKTGVFTGCYAKNPANGEAIPIWVADYVLGSYGTGAIMAVPAHDSRDYEFALKYDIPVRWVVMPDDKSMNESGKAFPGEGIIVNSSDTLTGLDINGLCSKEAALKVIDWAEHGGNGKRKVNYKLRDWLFARQRYWGEPIPVIFLDDSGETVPLDETELPLILPELDDFSPSGTGEPPLSKAVTWVKTTDRLSGRPATRETNTMPQWAGSCWYYLRFMDPNNSKELVDKAKERYWGPVDVYVGGAEHAVLHLLYARFWHKVLFDIGVVSTKEPFQCVINQGIILGEVQYMACRDKDGNLISADSTNKLNENNLERISEEKVTKSGDSFVLKENPEIRLVARAHKMSKSRGNVVNPDDVISEYGADSLRLYEMFMGPLRDSKTWSTGGIEGVYRFLGRTWRLIVGLPLSDGTFKDRTVSVDEEPTIEQLRCLHKCIAKVTEEIEGTRFNTGISAMMEFLNAAYKWDKHPRSVVEAFVLLLSPYAPHMAEELWSRLGHTKSLAYEPFPKANPAYLKDSIIVLPVQINGKTRGTIQVEETCTEEDAFALASKDEKLSKYLDGQSVRKRIYVPGKILNVVLDRKNVKVGVQ from the exons ATGCTGCACTCTCATCTTCATCTCAATCTCCAATTCCTTTCACTACACTCCTCTCTCCCTTCCTCTAAACGCCACACCATTCCATTTCCCACTCCAATCAGaaaatcatcatcttcttcttcttctactcTCAGACTTCGCAATTGCAGTCGCAGAATCAGAAACTACGCCACAAATGATAAAGTGAACGAAACCGAACAGAAGAAACCGTCGCAACAGATTGTCAATAGAGCTTATCCTTTCCATGAAATTGAACCCAAGTGGCAGCGGTTTTGGGAGCAATACCGCACTTTCAGAACCCCCGACGATGATATCGATATGTCAAAACCTAAATATTACATTCTTGACATGTTCCCTTACCCTAG TGGAGCTGGTTTACATGTTGGACATCCACTTGGATACACTGCCACTGATATTCTAGCTAGGTTTAAACGAATGCAAGGATATAATGTGTTGCATCCTATGGGGTGGGATGCTTTTGGATTACCTGCAGAACAATATGCAATTGAG ACAGGAACTCACCCCAAGCTCACCACTGTGACGAATATTAATCGCTTTACCTCTCAG TTGAAATCATTAGGATTCTCATATGACTGGGATCGTGAATTATCAACCATAGAACCTGAATATTACAAATGGACTCAATGGATCTTTCTACAACTTTTCAAGAGAGGATTGGCATATCAG GCTGAAGTTCCTGTTAATTGGTGTCCAGCACTTGGCACGGTGTTGGCCAATGAGGAGGTTATTGATGGTGTGAGTGAGCGTGGTGGTCATCCAGTAGTAAGAAAG CCAATGAGGCAATGGATGCTCAAGATTACTGCATATGCTGACCGTCTTCTGGAGGATTTAGATGACCTTGACTGGCCTGAAAGTGTAAAAGAAATGCAGAGAAATTGGATAGGAAGGTCAGAAGGTGCTGAGTTAGAATTTTGCATTCTTGATGGTGATGGAAAGGAGAAAGACATGCAGATTATTGTGTATACTACAAGGCCTGATACGATCTTTGGGGCAAC TTACTTGGTTGTGGCACCGGAGCATCCCTTGCTATCGTCATTGGCTTCCACTGCCCAGAGCAATCAT ATGGAGGATTATATTGACCTTGCCTCAAGAAAGAGTGACCTAGAGAGGACAGAACTTCAGAAGGAAAAGACTGGAGTCTTTACTGGTTGTTATGCAAAAAATCCGGCAAATGGGGAAGCCATTCCAATATGGGTGGCAGATTATGTTCTGGGGAG TTATGGAACAGGAGCAATCATGGCTGTTCCGGCACATGATTCACGCGATTATGAATTTGCTTTGAAATATGATATTCCTGTTCGCTGGGTTGTGATGCCAGATGATAAAAGCATGAATGAATCTGGAAAGGCTTTTCCAGGTGAAGGCATTATTGTAAACTCATCAGATACGTTAACGGGGCTTGACATTAATGGCTTGTGTAGCAAAGAAGCTGCTCTGAAAGTCATTGATTGGGCAGAGCATGGTGGAAATGGAAAGAGAAAG GTGAACTACAAGTTAAGGGATTGGCTTTTTGCTCGGCAGCGCTACTGGGGCGAACCTATCCCTGTCATCTTCTTGGATGACAGTGGTGAGACCGTTCCTCTGGATGAGACTGAATTGCCCCTTATTCTACCTGAATTGGATGATTTTTCTCCCTCAGGAACAGGGGAGCCTCCTCTGTCTAAGGCAGTGACTTGG GTGAAGACCACAGACAGGTTATCTGGAAGACCTGCTACTCGGGAAACAAATACCATGCCACAGTGGGCTGGTTCATGCTG GTACTACTTGAGGTTTATGGACCCAAATAATTCCAAAGAACTGGTCGATAAGGCAAAAGAAAG GTATTGGGGCCCTGTTGATGTGTATGTTGGTGGGGCCGAGCATGCAGTTCTCCATTTACTATATGCTAGGTTCTGGCACAAG GTTCTCTTTGACATTGGTGTTGTCTCCACCAAGGAGCCCTTCCAGTGTGTCATAAACCAGGGGATTATCCTTGGAGAG GTTCAATATATGGCTTGCAGGGACAAAGATGGAAATCTGATATCTGCTGATTCTACTAATAAGTTGAACGAAAATAATCTAGAAAGAATTTCTGAGGAAAAG GTCACAAAATCTGGGGATTCTTTTGTCCTGAAAGAAAATCCAGAAATACGTTTAGTTGCCCGTGCTCATAAAATGAGTAAAAGCAGGGGAAATGTTGTTAATCCTGATGATGTCATTTCTGAGTATGGTGCCGATTCTCTTCGTTTATATGAAATGTTCATGGGACCACTGAG AGACTCAAAAACATGGAGTACTGGCGGTATTGAAGGTGTGTATCGGTTTCTAGGTAGAACTTGGAGGCTGATTGTTGGCTTACCTTTGTCCGATGGCACATTTAAAGATAGAACTGTATCAGTTGATGAGGAGCCTACTATAGAACAACTTCGTTGTCTTCATAAATGCATTGCTAAG GTAACAGAGGAAATTGAAGGCACACGGTTCAACACTGGAATTTCTGCAATGATGGAGTTCCTTAATGCAGCATATAAG TGGGATAAACATCCAAGATCAGTGGTCGAGGCTTTTGTTTTGCTGCTATCACCATATGCGCCACACATGGCTGAAGAGCTATGGTCTCGTCTTGGTCACACCAAATCATTAGCCTATGAACCTTTTCCTAAG GCAAATCCAGCTTATCTGAAGGACTCAATCATAGTCCTCCCAGTTCAGATTAATGGCAAGACCAGAGGTACCATCCAGGTTGAAGAAACATGTACAGAGGAGGATGCTTTTGCATTAGCATCTAAGGATGAAAAGCTATCCAAGTATTTGGATGGTCAATCTGTCAGGAAAAGAATTTATGTTCCTGGTAAAATTTTGAATGTTGTTCTGGATCGTAAAAACGTCAAGGTTGGTGTACAATAG